In one window of Kitasatospora sp. MMS16-BH015 DNA:
- a CDS encoding low specificity L-threonine aldolase, with translation MTTAFGTTDAVRRHDPAVRGFASDNYAGIHPEILAALAVANEGHQVAYGEDQYTDHLQEVFRRHFGEKAEAYPVFNGTGANVVALQALLPRWGAVIAAGTAHINVDECGAPEKIAGIKLLTIPTPDGKLTPELIDQQAWGWGDEHRAQPLAVSITQSTELGTVYTAEEIKAICEHAHERGMLVHLDGSRAANAAASLGLPLRAFTTDAGVDVLSYGGTKNGLMLGECVVVLNPERVRNLKYLRKMSMQLASKMRFVSVQFEALLAGDLWLRNASHANAMAKRLETAVAGIEGVQLVRPVQANAVFAILPREVSERLQKRYRFYFWDEHTGEVRWMTAFDTTEADIDAFAAAIAEELGRA, from the coding sequence ATGACCACCGCTTTCGGCACCACCGACGCCGTACGCCGCCACGACCCGGCCGTCCGGGGCTTCGCCAGCGACAACTACGCGGGCATCCACCCCGAGATCCTGGCCGCCCTGGCCGTCGCCAACGAGGGCCACCAGGTCGCCTACGGCGAGGACCAGTACACCGACCACCTCCAGGAGGTCTTCCGCCGCCACTTCGGCGAGAAGGCGGAGGCGTACCCCGTCTTCAACGGCACCGGCGCCAACGTGGTCGCCCTCCAGGCGCTGCTCCCGCGCTGGGGCGCCGTGATCGCGGCCGGCACCGCCCACATCAACGTGGACGAGTGCGGTGCCCCCGAGAAGATCGCGGGCATCAAGCTCCTCACCATCCCCACCCCGGACGGCAAGCTCACCCCCGAGCTGATCGACCAGCAGGCCTGGGGCTGGGGCGACGAGCACCGCGCCCAGCCGCTCGCCGTCTCCATCACCCAGAGCACCGAACTCGGCACCGTCTACACCGCCGAGGAGATCAAGGCGATCTGCGAGCACGCCCACGAGCGCGGCATGCTCGTCCACCTGGACGGCTCCCGCGCGGCCAACGCCGCCGCCTCGCTCGGCCTGCCGCTGCGCGCCTTCACGACCGACGCGGGCGTGGACGTGCTCTCCTACGGCGGCACGAAGAACGGCCTGATGCTCGGCGAGTGCGTGGTCGTGCTCAACCCGGAGCGCGTCCGCAACCTCAAGTACCTGCGCAAGATGTCGATGCAGCTCGCCTCGAAGATGCGCTTCGTCTCCGTGCAGTTCGAGGCCCTGCTGGCCGGCGACCTCTGGCTGCGCAACGCCTCGCACGCCAACGCCATGGCCAAGCGCCTGGAGACGGCCGTCGCCGGTATCGAGGGCGTCCAGCTGGTCCGCCCGGTCCAGGCCAACGCGGTCTTCGCCATCCTCCCGCGCGAGGTCAGCGAGCGCCTGCAGAAGCGTTACCGCTTCTACTTCTGGGACGAGCACACCGGCGAGGTCCGCTGGATGACCGCTTTCGACACCACCGAGGCCGACATCGACGCCTTCGCGGCGGCGATCGCCGAGGAGCTCGGCCGGGCCTGA
- a CDS encoding VOC family protein: MADDGFVTCLWFDGKAEEAAEFYTSVFPGSKIGRVGRYPEGSPGPAGSVMVVEFEANGQRFVALNGGPQFVFNEAVSLQVMCDDQAEVDQYWAKLSDGGEEGPCGWLKDRYGLSWQVIPKAAVDLWSDAEPEKAARAFEAMMTMKKLDLAALQAAFEGR, from the coding sequence GTGGCTGACGACGGGTTTGTGACGTGTCTGTGGTTCGACGGGAAGGCGGAGGAGGCGGCGGAGTTCTACACCTCGGTCTTTCCGGGGTCGAAGATCGGGCGGGTCGGGCGGTATCCGGAGGGGAGTCCGGGGCCGGCCGGGTCGGTGATGGTGGTGGAGTTCGAGGCGAACGGGCAGCGGTTCGTGGCGTTGAACGGTGGGCCGCAGTTCGTGTTCAACGAAGCGGTGTCGTTGCAGGTGATGTGTGACGACCAGGCGGAGGTGGACCAGTACTGGGCCAAGCTCTCCGATGGGGGTGAGGAGGGGCCGTGCGGGTGGTTGAAGGACCGGTACGGGCTGTCCTGGCAGGTGATCCCGAAGGCCGCGGTGGACCTGTGGAGCGACGCCGAGCCGGAGAAGGCGGCGCGGGCCTTCGAGGCGATGATGACGATGAAGAAGCTCGACCTGGCTGCTCTGCAGGCGGCGTTCGAGGGGCGTTAG
- a CDS encoding 1-acyl-sn-glycerol-3-phosphate acyltransferase, whose translation MAEFVYPPVIGAALTVFRALDVRIKIEGAENIPATGGAVLVSNHISYLDFLFAGLGAIRGGKRKTRFMAKDDVFKHKISGPLMRGMKHIPVDRTDGQVAYDAAVQALRAGEVVGVFPEATISRSFMLKKFKTGAARMAADSGTPLLPVILWGTQQLWTKGRPKTLTKRHVPVTIMIGEPIHLAPTDKPVMVTRRLRAAMSEMLDRAQREYPGSPKGADDTWWLPAHLGGTAPTLETAEAEDEAEAAAKAERRAARG comes from the coding sequence GTGGCAGAGTTCGTCTACCCGCCAGTGATCGGCGCGGCACTGACCGTCTTCCGCGCACTCGACGTGCGGATCAAGATCGAGGGCGCGGAGAACATCCCGGCCACCGGCGGCGCCGTCCTGGTGAGCAATCACATCAGCTACCTGGACTTCCTCTTCGCCGGCCTCGGCGCCATCCGCGGCGGCAAGCGCAAGACCCGCTTCATGGCCAAGGACGACGTCTTCAAGCACAAGATCTCCGGCCCCCTGATGCGCGGCATGAAGCACATCCCGGTCGACCGCACCGACGGCCAGGTGGCCTACGACGCCGCCGTGCAGGCCCTGCGCGCCGGCGAGGTGGTCGGGGTCTTCCCCGAGGCCACCATCAGCCGCTCCTTCATGCTCAAGAAGTTCAAGACCGGCGCGGCCCGGATGGCCGCCGACTCCGGCACCCCGCTGCTCCCCGTGATCCTCTGGGGCACCCAGCAGCTCTGGACCAAGGGCCGCCCCAAGACCCTCACCAAGCGCCACGTGCCGGTCACCATCATGATCGGCGAGCCCATCCACCTGGCCCCCACCGACAAGCCGGTGATGGTCACCCGCCGCCTGCGCGCCGCCATGAGCGAGATGCTCGACCGCGCCCAGCGCGAGTACCCCGGCAGCCCCAAGGGCGCCGACGACACCTGGTGGCTCCCCGCCCACCTCGGCGGCACCGCCCCCACCCTGGAGACCGCCGAGGCCGAGGACGAGGCCGAAGCCGCCGCCAAGGCCGAACGCCGCGCCGCCCGGGGCTGA